Genomic segment of Gigantopelta aegis isolate Gae_Host chromosome 10, Gae_host_genome, whole genome shotgun sequence:
agttattaattatgcttatctgtaacaataatggCACAACATTGGCGTTTTTTGGCATGTGCTTGGTTTTAAAACAGGTAACATGTTTTCCAGCTTAGCCAATGTGGCCTACGACTACCCAGTTTTtcgctaaacgtttgcaaattattttgactgaatCGCAGTGTTCATTCAGTTTAATGTATagcataaaaaacaaaactgtagCATGTTTTGCCAtccaaaggttggcttaattataACTTACCCCAGTTGAATCCAGCTTTACATGCAAAGGCAAGTTCAGCCTGCcaattgtgtgtgtgcgcgcacgttaatattgcatttttataACCTAAAAACCCCTAATActgccccctccaccccccaaaagtaataataattattattaatttattataatgataatattggTGATTTCATGTCGTGGTGGGGTGGCGCTGGGTGGTTGTTACAGAGACATTACTggtacataaatttagaggcgGGCCTCAGCAGCTAataattagtaatttttatttttattgatttattattattaatggcatCACATTTAtaactggtttattaaattaatacgATGACCTTTCAacatgtgtacatataaatcatatacagtttacaacataatatcatattaaatacaaaagCTTTACTAACAAATGcgttaaataatttttgaacaaattagAAAGCATAAATGACTCGTTCacactgttttaaaaaatcatgttttttcCTGTTAagctaaaatatttattaaaagataaaGGTTGTAAAATTGTTATATGTATGATACCTTATATTTACGAAACATAATTCCAAaaccacaattaaaatatacaaagtaagtatatgtatgtatgatataaaGAATGGAAAAAGTACTATTTGATTCCATTTCAATGTGCGAAAAACACAACTCGTCATAAAatggtttcagtatagaatGGTGCAAACAAGACATTTATACACAAGGTACATTTTGTGGATTCTGTTGTTTGCGACTCCTGTAACAATTCTTGAGAAAATgttacaacatctattctttgactGTAATAAGATAAAACCACATATATGGGGAGCATTACAACATTGGATACCACGCCAATAGGCAGGAATATCACCtctctgaaaaataaaatttaacatgcAGTTATTCTGTTTTTAACAATGGAGAAAACCCTGACAACTaactactagtacatgtatatgatcaTAATATTTGGAATTCAGtctctacatacatacactttCAGAATTCCAGTTTGTACCATGAAACACGtctttgcttttgttttggtttaacgacaccactagagctaatggtaattttgacaatatagtcttagagaggaaacatgatgttatattttttccttagtaggaagggatcttttatatgcaccgtccctcagacaggatagcacataccacaaactttgatataccagtcacaatGAAACATGTCTCTTGATACCATTGGGTGGTACAAtatttaactgttattttttttattttttttttttcatataggtattgctttaacaaCCTTTGCGTTAACTTATGGAATCTATCAGCTGAAGACTGGCAACCGACAGGTGTCACAGAGTATGATGCGGTTGAGAATTGTAGCCCAGGGCTCCACAGTACTGGCTGTTCTAGGAGGAGTATTCTATGGAGCAAAGACACAGGGGACGAAGAAATGATTAATTGAGTAGTTACTGCCAGCCGGCTGTATTTATGTACATGGaaggttttttttctgtgttttgtgCTAACACTtaactatatatacacacatcatGTTGACTCTGTGGTGCAAAGTTTTAGGGTACAGAgtgaaatataaaaacatattaaaaattgctAGGGTTATCTGCACTTGCTGAATGTGCCTGGCATGTTTAGTGTGGCAAACAGCCTCTTTCATATACAGAGTAACAAAAGAAATACCAGTATGCTGTGAACAACATTAATAATCCCAtagtgtttattattatgtcttatattaattaaaacaaaatcttccTGTCTGTTGGCTTAAAATCTCAAAATTTAGTGTCACATGACCGTtctaaaacaacacattttatttttatgttccaccttgctttttttttgtcagtatattttttatgtgttCTTGTATCTGTACCAGTACTCTGTAAATGAATAATCTTAATTTGTTTGCAGACATTGACCTGTTGTAGCTTTTTGTGTTGTACTGTAGTAATGTGTACCTTTTGATATGTCACATGTATGtgtacaaatatattataattatttgatgcTTCAAGGGACTACCCTGTATTTTTTGACATGTGTTTGACTGACAGATCCTTTTTACGAactataattacaaataaaatatatttcttgtttaaaatgtccatgtctgtatattcagttagttaaaatgtttgttgtgGTTCAGATTTCAGTTTACTTCCTAGTaatacacattatgtatgtgtatatataaaattgtttgGAAGGACAATCCAATTTgagttattacaaacattaagtcCACAATGAACTCATTGTATATAGAGACAATGAGAGTATATACCAGAACAGTtatttgtatgtaattttagtcgttaaaatattctaaaacatgttacaacagcagaaaacacaggacagtctctttaaacaaATTTGTGGTCGCAGCCAATGTGAAAGATCAAACTAAGACAATCCCCAAATAAACACAATTTTCGCAATATAAATGTCTTATTGTATGCCAAGATTAGTAATCTGTACATAGGAAATTAGCAGTTAAAACTGGGTtaaaattggttttgtttagcaacacagttagagcacattgctttattaatcattctttaaaggaaacctgctacgttttCCAATTACCAGCCAAGGATAATTTTTATGCACTACAGACAGGACATTACATACTTTGGCCTTTGATAAGTTTACGAGTCTTTGGGGCACTGGTTGACACAGGAAAAAACCCATCAACGAAAGGGTCCTCTaaggggatttgatccttcaACCCAATTACTTGAGGGAAGttctctaccaactgagctagagctaaatcctgcccgcTAGGTCAGTTTTAATGGCATTGAATCTTAATACTAACTAACAAATAGTTATGCTGCATTTGAGCGTGATAATGTGAACTTGAATTTTAAGAATGTCAAGTCAAAGCATTTGTGATGAAACTGTACCCCATCCCTGACCCCTATAAGTTGTGATTACAATGGATTTATACATACTTAGTAAGCTATAGCCAATGTCGTTATACTTAGATATGTATGTGCCATGCCAAGCATGGAGTTGCTTCCCTTGTGTTCTTTATGGCTacatatttgtcattttacATGATGGGTTGCG
This window contains:
- the LOC121382671 gene encoding HIG1 domain family member 2A, mitochondrial-like, which codes for MVTTAAQETEEFAYLPPPTHDASIYKQEGVKEKLIRKTKQNPFVVVGIALTTFALTYGIYQLKTGNRQVSQSMMRLRIVAQGSTVLAVLGGVFYGAKTQGTKK